A stretch of Microbulbifer sp. SAOS-129_SWC DNA encodes these proteins:
- a CDS encoding 3-hydroxyacyl-CoA dehydrogenase NAD-binding domain-containing protein → MKSIRLEKDSDNIVHLILDNPNASANVMDGDFTDSLHAVVQQLQGEDYTGIILRSAKKTFFAGGDLKGLYAAKREEAEAFFANCQALKADLRWLETQGKPVVAAINGTALGGGWELALACHHRIALDERKVKIGLPEVTLGLLPGGGGCVRMPRLLGMQNALPYLLEGKQVDAQQALDAGLIHQLASDAEQLLEHARAFVLANRGETVQQPWDQPGYRMPGGDAKNPKNAQLLMVAPAMLKQKTQGCLPAPEAILATVVEGAEVDFDTATRIESRYFVELTCGQVAKNMIGTFWFGLNAIKAGASLPPAARDINTPPVEKIGILGAGMMGAGIACACAHKGVDVVLKDVSLDAAEKGRAYTARALQKRVDRGRMSEADMQAVLGRIHTTIDPADLKGCQLVIEAVFEDRDLKAEVTREAEAQLGDDAVFASNTSTLPITGLARAAERPQHFIGLHFFSPADKMPLVEIICGEQTSDETLARAFAFVLQIGKTPIVVNDSRGFFTSRVFGCFTNEGIAMLGEGVCPATIENAAALAGFPVGPLAVSDEVSLTLMGRIRQQTVADFERKGEKPPAHPADAAIDRMLELGRAGKAAGGGFYTYPDNGKKHLWSGLGVEFPPAQRQPPLEDVKERLLFAMAVETLRCYEEQVLRSVRDANIGSIFGIGFPPWTGGALQYVNQYGPADFRARAQELADHYGERFTPPPLLEKLARNNSALSDD, encoded by the coding sequence GCGACCTCAAGGGTCTCTACGCCGCCAAACGCGAGGAGGCCGAAGCCTTTTTCGCCAACTGCCAGGCCCTGAAAGCAGACCTGCGCTGGCTCGAAACCCAGGGCAAACCGGTGGTAGCGGCGATCAACGGCACCGCCCTCGGCGGCGGCTGGGAACTGGCGCTGGCCTGCCACCACCGTATCGCGCTCGACGAGCGCAAGGTGAAGATCGGCCTGCCCGAAGTCACCCTCGGCCTGCTGCCCGGTGGCGGCGGCTGTGTGCGCATGCCGCGCCTGCTGGGCATGCAGAATGCGCTGCCGTATCTGCTCGAGGGCAAACAGGTGGACGCGCAACAGGCGCTCGACGCAGGCCTGATTCACCAGCTCGCCAGCGACGCCGAGCAGCTGCTCGAACACGCCCGCGCCTTTGTGCTCGCCAACCGCGGCGAAACCGTGCAGCAGCCGTGGGACCAGCCCGGCTACCGCATGCCCGGCGGCGACGCCAAGAACCCGAAAAATGCGCAGCTGCTGATGGTCGCCCCGGCGATGCTGAAACAGAAAACCCAGGGCTGCCTGCCGGCACCGGAGGCGATACTGGCCACGGTGGTCGAAGGGGCCGAAGTGGATTTCGATACCGCCACGCGCATCGAATCGCGCTACTTCGTCGAGCTCACCTGCGGCCAGGTGGCGAAAAATATGATCGGCACTTTCTGGTTCGGCCTCAACGCGATCAAGGCCGGCGCCTCATTACCGCCGGCCGCGCGCGACATAAACACGCCCCCGGTCGAGAAAATCGGCATTCTCGGTGCCGGCATGATGGGCGCCGGCATCGCCTGCGCCTGTGCCCACAAAGGCGTGGACGTGGTGCTCAAGGATGTCTCCCTCGACGCCGCGGAAAAGGGCCGCGCCTACACCGCGCGCGCGCTGCAGAAACGCGTCGACCGCGGGCGCATGAGCGAAGCCGATATGCAGGCAGTACTCGGCCGCATTCACACCACCATCGACCCGGCCGACCTCAAGGGCTGCCAGCTGGTGATCGAGGCGGTGTTCGAGGATCGCGACCTCAAGGCCGAGGTCACCCGCGAGGCGGAGGCGCAGCTGGGCGACGACGCCGTGTTCGCCTCCAATACCTCCACCCTGCCGATCACCGGCCTGGCCCGCGCCGCCGAGCGGCCGCAGCACTTTATCGGCCTGCACTTCTTTTCCCCCGCCGACAAGATGCCGCTGGTGGAAATCATCTGCGGCGAGCAGACCAGTGATGAAACCCTGGCGCGCGCCTTCGCCTTCGTGCTGCAGATCGGCAAGACACCGATCGTGGTCAACGACAGCCGCGGCTTTTTCACCTCGCGGGTATTCGGCTGCTTCACCAACGAGGGCATCGCTATGCTCGGCGAGGGCGTGTGCCCGGCCACCATAGAAAATGCCGCCGCGCTGGCCGGCTTCCCGGTAGGGCCGCTGGCGGTCAGCGATGAAGTCTCGCTGACACTGATGGGCCGCATCCGCCAGCAGACGGTGGCCGACTTCGAGCGCAAGGGCGAAAAGCCGCCGGCGCATCCCGCCGACGCCGCCATCGACCGCATGCTGGAACTGGGCCGCGCCGGCAAGGCCGCCGGTGGCGGTTTCTACACCTATCCCGATAACGGCAAGAAACACCTGTGGAGCGGCCTGGGTGTGGAGTTCCCGCCGGCGCAGCGCCAGCCACCACTCGAAGATGTCAAAGAACGGCTGCTGTTCGCGATGGCCGTGGAAACACTGCGCTGCTATGAAGAACAGGTGCTGCGCAGTGTGCGCGATGCCAATATCGGCTCGATTTTCGGTATCGGCTTCCCGCCGTGGACCGGCGGCGCGCTGCAGTACGTCAACCAGTACGGCCCGGCCGACTTCCGCGCCCGCGCGCAGGAACTCGCCGACCACTATGGCGAGCGCTTTACGCCACCGCCACTATTGGAAAAGCTGGCGCGGAACAACAGTGCGCTGAGCGACGACTGA